The genomic interval ACCTCTTGCTTGTCGAGCAAGCGCTCTAGCCAACTGAGCTAAACGCCCATATAATGTTTCGGAGAAATTCTGTAACGGTTATTGATGTGGTCGGGTATGATCAACTACGGAATAATGTTATTAAAATTATTGTTTATTGTCAAGGCAATAAGTAGTTTATACGATTGTGATAATTTACCGCCTAAGTGGCCGGAAACGCTGAGAAACGAAGGGCAGAAGAAATTTTTATAATATATTTTCATTTTCCACAATCTCCAATTCCCTGTTATAATTTAACAAATGCTGTTTTTACTTAGCCACTCCCGCCTCCAATAGGCAGGCATCGTGTTTAACGTTTTTTTTAATCGTGTTATGAAAGTACTTGGTATTGAAACATCCGGGAATATCGGGGGTATTTCCCTTTGTGAGAATCAACAATGTATTATCACAAAAACATTCAGCGGTATCGTACAACATGAAAGGGAGCTCGTCCCTGCCATTAAGGATGCTTTAGAAGAGGCACACTGGCAGATCAACGATATTGAAGTTATCGCAGTGAATGTGGGACCTGGTTCCTATACGGGATTAAGGATTGGCGTTACTTGCGCAAAGACCCTCGGATACGCGCTGAACAGGCCGGTCGTTGATGTGCCAATATTTGATATCATCGCGGAAAATTACCACTCGGACGGTACGTTATCCCTCTGCCCGATAATTGACGCCAGGCGTAAGCACGTATACGCATGTGTTTACCTATTTGAAGGAAACCGAAAAAAAAGGCTAACGGAATTTCTGGTAATTGAGCCGGAGAAGTTGTTAGCTCTTCTCCCAAGACCGGTAACTATTTTCGGAGATGGCATTCCGCTCTACAAGGAGATTTTTTCTCAGGAAGATATTATCATTGAAGCGGAATACTATGCTATACCAAAACCGGAGCACGTTGCGTTGCTGGGAGAAAAATTGTATGTGTCAGGATATCAATGTGCACTTGAAAAACTCTTGCCTCTTTATTTACAGAGGTAGGAATTTATAATTTTATCGACTCTATCATGAACAAGAACTATTCATTTATTTCGTCCGTTATCGATATCTTATCAATTTACAGTACGCATGCCTCAAACCTAAAGGCGCTACATCCCGTAATTTTAAAATAATCCTTGTCCTTTCGATGGACATGTTTTTGACGGCTAATTGGAAGACATGTCTCGATCTGTCATAGGTGAATAAGACCATGCCGATGAAATATAATTTAAAGAGAATAACAAGAATTACCGGGGAAGTAAAAAGCAAGACCTTCAGCCTGGAAGTCTCTTCAACAAATGCCTGAAATGCCGGCATCAAAAACAATATCGTTATTGAACACGTCGCTAAAAGAATAAGAAACACCTTTACGGACATATAAACCAGTGCGCATTTTTTAAAGCAATTATCCCCTGTTCCGTCAAAATCCTGTATTGCTGAAAAGAATTCCCCTTTTTTCTCCCGTATATTTTCTAAAAACCCAGCTATTGTATTATTTTTTATTTGTTCCATTAAATCATCCCGAAGCTTTTATGTTAATTTTTCCCTGCAAATCTGTGGTTATATTGTATTTCATAGTATTTCATAAATTCACCATTCTTTATTTGCTTCCACCATTGCTCATTTTCTTCGTACCATTTTATTGTGTCTCTCAGACCTTCCTCAAAATCTATCTGTGGTTTCCATCCTAAAGACTTCAGTTTCGTACAATCCAGAGCATAGCGCCGGTCATGTCCCTCCCTGTCTTTTACGCTCTCTATCATACCTTTATCTTTAGCAAGTACGCTTAATATAAATAACGCCGTATCTATATTTTGTTTTTCATTTCCACCGCCAATATTATAGACTTCGCCCTCTTTCCCATTTTCAATGATAAAATCGATAGCAGCGCAATGGTCTTCCACATGAATCCAGTCCCTTTCCTGCCTTCCATCGCCATACAACGGAAGTTTTAACCCTTCAATTGCATTGGTAATAAAAAGCGGAATAAACTTTTCCGGATGTTGATAAGGTCCGTAATTATTGGACGCCCTGGTTATGATAATTGGCAGTTTGTAGGTATTCCAGTAAGCAAATGCAAGGCGATCCCCCCCCGCCTTGCTGGCTGCATATGGATTGCTTGGGTTTAACGAATCGGTTTCTTTAAAAGCATCATGGAAAGCGGTGCCATACACTTCATCCGTTGATATTTGAATGAACTTCTTAATGGTGTATCTGCGTGAAGCTTCCAGCAGTACGAATACCCCTTTTATATCAGTATCTATAAACGTACCAGCGCTGAGTATACTACGGTCAACATGTGTTTCCGCTGCGAAATTGACAATTACATCAATCTTTTCGGTGGACATTACATGGTCAACTAATTCCTGATTACAAATGTCGCCCTTATAGAATTTAAAATAACCGGATAGTTCCCTGTCTTCGCGAATATCTCTTAGATTTTCCAGATTGCCCGCGTAAGTCAATTTATCAAGCACTACGACATGGCTATGCTTAACCATACGGCGGACAAAGTGACTCCCGATAAATCCAGCGCCACCCGTTATCAGTATTGCCATAATTTGCTCCAGAAAATCAGCCCCGGTCTAAAACCACACCTGGGAATCTTTACCCTGCTTTTATTTGTTTGCAGAACTCAGCCATGTTTCCACAAAGAGACGCATACAATGCGTCTCTACATGGATTTCTCTTATTTATTCGCAAGACTCAACCATGTTTCCGCACGTTTCAGCGTTGCCATAACGTGTTCTTTTTGTCCACGGGCTTCTTCTTTGCTCAATGCCTCCTCCGCAGATCTTTTCTCTTCCCGAACTTTCACAATGTCTATTTCTTCTTTTGTAACACACGAATCAGCCAGTACGATTGCTTTATTCGCAACCATTTCAAAAAAACCCCCATCAACCGCAAAGCTTACCGTGGAGTCTTTTTCGTCCTTTATCGTCAGGATACTCGTCTGTAATTCAGTAATAAATGGTGCATGGTCAATCAATATTCCAAATGAACCTTGTGTTCCCATAGCGGTTATATTCTTTACCAAACCTTTAAATACTGTTTTCATCGGAGTTATAATCTCTAAATCAAACGTTTTTGTCATGCTTAACCACCCATTTGCTTTGCTTTTTCAACCACTTCCTCAATACCCCCTACCATATAGAAGGCTTGTTCCGGTAAGTTGTCATATTTACCTTCCACTACCTCTTTAAAACCGCGTATGGTTTCCTTTAATGGCACGTACTTGCCCTTCGTGCCGGTAAACTGTTCTGCAACAAAAAAAGGCTGAGATAAAAACCTTTGCAATCTCCTTGCCCTGGCAACCAATACTTTATCGGCCTCCGAAAGTTCTTCCATGCCAAGAATCGCAATGAAATCCTGTAATTCCTTAAAGCGCTGCAATATCCTTTGCACCTCCCTTGCGACCTCATAATGCTCCTGCCCCAATATTCTTGGATCCAGTATCCTCGAAGTCGATCGCAGAGGGTCAACAGCGGGATAAATACCCAGTTCAGCAATTTGTCTTGATAAAGCAATAGTTGCATCCAGGTGGGGAAATGTTGTTACAGGAGCAGGGTCGGTAAAATCATCTGCAGGAACATACACCGCCTGCAATGAAGTGATAGAACCTTTTTTCGTAGTAGTAATCCTTTCCTGCAAATCGCCCATTTCAGTAGCGAGGGTAGGCTGATAACCTACAGCAGATGGCATACGGCCTAAAAGGGCAGATACCTCAGAGCCCGCCTGAACGAATCTGAATATATTATCAATAAACAAAAGGACATCCTGTCCCTCAACATCCCTGAAATATTCTGCCATGGTCAGACCGGTCAATGCGACTCTTAATCTTGCCCCGGGCGGTTCATTCATCTGACCAAAAACAAGAACGGTCTTATCGATAACCCCCGACTCTTTCATTTCAAGCCACAAATCATTCCCTTCACGCGTCCTTTCACCAACGCCCGCAAAAGCGGAATAACCTCCATGCTCCGTAGCTATACTTCTGATAAGCTCCATAATCAGCACCGTTTTTCCAACCCCGGCGCCACCAAACAGCCCGATTTTTCCACCACGGGCAAATGGGGCAAGAAGATCAATAACTTTCAAGCCTGTTTCCAAAACGGTGGTAGTCGTCTCTCTCTCCTCAAATGAAGGCGGGGCGCGATGAATGGGCAGGTAATTTTTCGCCTCAAAATCTTCCTTGGTGTCAATAGGCTTTCCTAACAGATTAAAAATCCTTCCAAGCACCTCTTTTCCAACAGGAACCGATATGGGACCGCCGTCATCTAACACTTCCATGCTTCTTACAAGTCCGTCGGTGGAAGACATTGCAATACATCGTGCCGTATCGTTTCCAAGATGCTGGGCAATTTCGGCAACAACAGAAATCTTTTTCTTCACATCATTAATACTGACCGCGCTTTTGATTGGCGGCAATTTTCCCGGCTGGAATCTCACATCAACTACAGGTCCGATTACTTGTACAATTTGTCCAATATTACGTTCAGTTATATTTACCACTTATATATCCACTCCTTCCATTATTTCCTCTGTCGAAAACAGATAGTTCGGTAAAAGTATGTCTCTCTATCCAATAACTATCAGCGAATACCTGAAAGCCGCTTAAATAAAATGATATCCTGCCTGATGACTATATATCATGCCAAGGCTTCAGCACCTGAAACTATCTCGAGCAATTCTTTGGTAATTGCCTCCTGCCTTGCTTTATTATAGATGCTCGTCAAGTTATCTATCATATCCCCTGCATTTTCGGTAGCGGCAATCATTGCAACTCTCCTGGCGGCAAATTCAGATGTCAGCGATTCTAAAATGCACTGATAAATCTGCGTCTCGATATATTTAGGGAATATATTATTGAGAATATCTTCGACGGAAGGCTCTACAATATACTCCCTTTTTTCTCTTCCTTCCCCGCCAAATCCTTCCTTTTCAATAGGAAACAAGCGGATGCTTGCAGGAAACGACTGCATTACGGTGTGAAATTTGGTAAAAAATACATGCAACTCTCCATACTCCAGATTATTATAGTCCCGGATTAATTTTGCAGCAAAGGATTTAACCCAATCCAAACCCAGTTTTTCCACACTTTCAGGGATAGACTCTTCGATAGAATAGACGTCTCTTCTTTTCGAAAAATACAGATTCGCCTTTTTCCCTATAAGGATTAATTTTACTTGCCGATTGTTTTCCTTAATAAATCTCACTGTTTTTTGAATAATATTATTATTATATGCACCACATAGTCCCTTATCCGCAGTGATCAGCATAACTTTTACCGGAGAATTTACGCTTTCTTTTTTAGCAAACCAGCGGTAAGCACTTTCCTGCGGCAAAGAAGAAATTAAATCACTTACCATCTGATGAAGTTTTTCTGCAAAAGTTCTCGATGCGTGCACCCTGCTTTCCACTTTTTTCAAACGGCTGGCGGCTACCATTTCCATAGCCCGTGTAATCTGTTTTATGCTTGAAATGCCTCTGATTCTCTCTTTAATTTCACGCGTACTCTGCATCCGCTAACCCTTCTTGTCAAAAATTTGCTTAAATTCCCTGATAGCGTTTTCCAGCTTCGACGATAATTCCTGGTCGATTTTTTTCTTCTCGTTAATTTCCAAACTTATCGAGGCGTGTTTTTGCTTCATGAAAGCAAGAAATTCTTTCTCGAATTTTTTTATTTTGTCAACCGGAATATCATCCAAAAAACCGTTTATTCCGGCAAAAATAGCCATAACCTGATCTTCCACCAAAGCGGGTTCATACTGCGGCTGTTTCAGGATTTCTACCAGTCGTTCACCTTTTGCGATCTGGGCCTGGGTAAATTTATCCAATTCCGAACCAAACTGCGCAAACGAAGCCATTTCCCTGTATTGCGCCAACGTAAGCCGCAACATGCCTGCAACCTTTTTCATTGCCGGTATCTGTGCGTTTCCTCCCACCCTGGATACAGACAACCCTACAGAAATCGCTGGCCTTACGCCGGCATTAAACAAATCGCTTTCAAGATAAATCTGTCCATCTGTAATGGAAATAACATTTGTCGGAATATAAGCAGAATAATCACCGCCTTGTGTTTCTACCACTGGCAAGGCTGTAAGAGAACCAGCACCAAGCTCATCGTTCAATTTCGCCGCTCTTTCAAGCAAACGTGAATGCAAATTAAAAATGTCTCCCGGAAATGCTTCCCGCCCCGGTGGACGTCTTAAAAGGAGAGAAATCTGTCGGTATGCAATCGCGTGCTTGTATAAATCATCATACATAACAACCGCATGCATGCCGTTATCCCTGAAATATTCTCCCATAGCACAACCTGCATAGGGCGCTATATATTGCAATGGAGCAGGATCTCCGGCAGATGCAACGACAACAATGCTGTTGTCCATCACATTATTTTCTTCCAATGTCTTCACTACACTCGCAACCGTCGACATCTTTTGCCCGATTGCCACATAGATACAGTACACCCCTGATGTTCTTTGGTTGATAATAGTATCCACCAAAATCGCCGTTTTCCCGGTCTGCCGGTCGCCGATAATCAGTTCGCGCTGTCCTCTTCCTATGGGAATCATTGCATCAATCGCCTTTATACCTGTCTGTAAAGGTTCTTTTACAGGCTGTCTTTCCACTACGTTCGGAGAATTTCCCTCAATGGGCCTGAATTCGTCGGTAGCGATCGGACCCTTTCCATCAATCGGCAGGCCCAGCGCATTTACTACACGCCCCAACATCGCCTTGCCCACCGGCACCTGAACAATTTTTCCCGTAGTTTTTACAATATCGCCTTCCTTTATTTTATCCTCGGAACCAAGCAAAATTGCGCCCACATTATCCTCTTCCAGATTCATGGCAATGCCATATACATTATCCGGAAACTCCAATAATTCGTTTGACATACATTCATCAAGACCGTAAATACGGGCAACGCCATCACCGACCTGCATCACATAGCCGACATTTTCTAACTTTAACTTTTCTTCGTAGCTCTCAATTTCTCTTTTTATGATTGAAGCAATATCCCCTAACGCCATATACATCTACTCCTGTATAAACCATTAAAATCATGTGGCAAGTTTACACCTGACACGAAACAAACCTGGCCAAGCATATAATACCGTACTGACTTTCCAACTTTAAGAAACCACCAAGCGGCCATGATTAATTTGCCCTGATTTCCATAAGTTTCGACCTTAAATTTCTCAATCGGCTAGCAACGCTGCCGTCAATCATTTTATTTTCAATCTCAACTACAAGTCCACCCAGTATTTGAGGATTCTCAACAACTTCGATCTCCACAATTTTCCCGGTGAGTTTTTTTATGCCTGCCCTGAGATTTTCCAGTCTCTCGCCAACTATAGGTATTGCAGCCTGTATTTTTGCCCTGACCACTCCTTTTTTCTTATCAACAACCTTTCGGTACACATCAGGGATTACGTCCAAAAGCGCCTCTCTTCTGCGATCTACCAATAAATACAAAAAATCAATCATCAGTCCGGAAACGTATTCGCCAAACACCGCTTTGATAGTATCTTTTTTTTCCTTATGTGTTATGGAAGGGTGCAGGAGCATCTTCTTAAAATCTGCATGCCTTGTCATTGTATCAGAAAGCAGATCGAGATCCTTTTCAATCTGTCCTAGCAAATCCCTATCGGCCGCCACTTCAAGGAGCGCATTCACAAAGGTAACCGCAACGCTCTTATCTAACACTCAGCCCCTCCATATCTTTAATCACATCATCAACCAACGTTTCCGCAGTCTGCTGATTGATGGACTGTTGAATTATACGAGAAGAAGCCAGCATAGAAAGGGAAACCACCTGGTTCCTGATTTCGGTAAGGGCCTTTTTCCTTTCCTGTTCAATGCCTTCCTGCGCCTTCAAACGAATCAGTTCCGCTTCATCCTGCGCACGGCTTACAATCCCTTCGCCAAGTTTCCCCCCTTCATCGATCGCTTCCTGAATCTTCATTGCCGCAGCAGTTTCGACTTCAGCGAGTTTCACCTGATAGTCGATTTTCATCTTTTCGACAGCGGACTTATCCCCTTCTATCTTTGCGTAACTGCTTTTTATCCCTTCGCTTCTCTCCTTCATGAGAGCCGATATTTTACCAAAAAGAAACTTTTTGAGAACAAAAAGCAGTATTAAAAACCCAACGCCCTGGACTATAACAGACTTAAAATTTATTCCAAGGGTATTTAAAATGTCCAATGAAATCTCCTCCTACATCAATTCTTACTTGATAGCGTGTTGAATTACCTCTAAAACAGCTTCCGTCTTCGGCAATTTTCCAAGAAGGATAAAAGACACCATCAATGAATAAATCGTCAGAGATTCAATAAACGCAAGACCAACAAACATAACCAATTGTATCTTCCCCGCCATGTCAGGCTGTCTGGCCATACCATTTGCCGCACCATAAACTGCAATTCCCTGTCCAATACCGCACCCAAAGGCAGCGATAGCCAATAATGACACTGCAATAGCTAATAAAGCAAAATATACCACCTATACCCCTCCTTCTAAAAAAAGTAATTTAAAATACAGATATCACCAACTTCAATCGCAATCTTTTTCTGATTGCAGCACAACTTTCTTCTCCTCTTTTTCCCGCACTATACTATTCATCTTATGTAACAAAACACTCTATGCAGAGCGCGATAAGAAGCAGAAAATACCCGTTATTTCGCGCTCAACTGAAGAACTATCCCCGCGGCAGACGAAAGTAATTCTTCGTTTGAAGTATTCTTCCTGAATATTTTAAGAACCTCCTCAGATTTAGGCAGTTTTCCAAACAGCATAAACGATATCATTAGAGAATAAATCGCAAGAGACTCAATAAAGGCAATTCCGATTATCATTGCCAACTGCACCTTCGCCGCAACCGAAGGCTGCCGCGCCATACTTTCAACGGCGCTGCTCACCACTTTTGCCTGAGCGAGAGCACAACCAAACGCTGCAACTGCAACTACAGGAATTCCAATCACTAATGCTACAAAATAATCCATTTCACTACTCCTTTTATTGAAAATTTGAACCATTTAAAAATAGCATCAAACTCTTATTGGAGAGATAAAAAATGAAAACCAGAACCCACTGCGCAGTTGCAGATTAACTTAATGATGTTCTTCTTCATCGTGGATGCCAATAGCCCCTGCAATGTAAAAACTCGCCAGAAGCGCAAAAATCATCGCCTGGATAGTGCTTCCAAGTAAAGCAAGAAATACCATTGGCAGATGTATCGGTAACGGTATAAAACCAAGCAGAAAGGGAGCAAACCCGATAAATATCGCAATCACCGTATCCTCACCCAGGATGTTTCCAAAGAGTCGCATGGATAACGACAGGGGACGGGAAAGCACTTCCTGCATTATATGCAGCGGAAAGGTAAGTGGTGCAAGCCATACAGGTTTACCCACCATATGCTTAAGATAACCAAAAACTCCCTTGCTCTTTATCCCTTGATACTGCGTTGCAAAGAAAACAATAAGCGCAAGTGCAACTGTTGTGTTTAAATTACTCGTAGGTGAATGGAACAGGGGTATCTGCCCCAACATGTTCATGCAAAATATATAAATAAAGAACGTGCCAATAAAAGGTATAAAACGCTCTGCCACCCGCCCCATCTGTGATTTTGTAAAATTTTCCAGCCCTTCAACTATAAGTTCCAACAGGGACTGAATCCTCCCGGGCACCATCCGTAATTTCCGGGTTGCCAGAAGGGAAAATAGTCCCAGAAAAATGATTATCAACGCAGACATCACTATCGGTACCCACTCATGTTTTGTCAAACCAAAAAACTGACTGTGTGCGTCCGATGGAATAAAATCTAAAAATGATGGCAATTCGGTGGAAGTACCACCATCGCCGCCGTGACCTTCAGCAGACACTCTCCCTTGCTCCTTTCGATATGAATTCTATTTTAAACCTAAGCTGGCATAGCCAGAACCAAACAAGCACTAAAAGCGAAATACGAAAGAGAAACCACAGATTATACCGATTTCGTCGTTAGCTCAGCCGAACGATTCCAGAGATTAAAGAAACGGCACAAGCTTATAATTGACCAATTTCACCGTTAAATATTTTGCCAAAAAATGCAAAGAAATTACTAATCTGACAAGATACTAACCATTCACCTTTTCGTAAGGGAATTTTACCCTATTGTTCAATTGCCTTACGAACAAGCTCCCCAATATTTTCAGCATTATTACGGCCATTACCATGCTTAGTCCTATAAACAGAGCGATTATATTGACCTCTAAAAAGACGCATGCAAAAAAAAGCATCCCCCCCGCTATGAAATACTTCGCAATACTCACCTTGAGGATAAACCCCTTTATTTGCGCCCTTTTTTTCTCAACACCAAAACGTATTCCCCACCACGACATTTTAAACAACAACAAACTAATGAAACACCCTATTGCAACACTTAACGTCAATTTTGCGGACATATAAGAAAACGAACCCGCTATTATAATCAGCGATAAATAAAATGACATCTGGAAGACTCTCCCGGGAAATCCTTCATCCAGAGAAAGAGTATCAGTTTTCTCGTCCTGCAGACTTGTTCTCGTTTTCATCAGATATTTTTTTTATTACTTGAAAAAAGTTAATAAAACTGCCAATAGCACCCCAAAACAGAAAAATCATTAGAAACCATGGAGCGGTTCCATATCTTTTGTCAACATAAGTACCCAGGAAATATCCACCGGCCAAAGCGCCCGCCGTTGTAAATCCGAAACTCCCAACCAGACCTATTATTCTGTATGTCTCAGGGTCTTTCTTAATAAAAAACAAGATAGCTCCTATTGGGAAAAATATCTTTCTATCGCCTGCTTAATGTGCATTGCCACTTTTGATTGTGAATCGACAATATTTAAATACAAAGAGGCGCTTTTCGGCTGACATATCCCCATAATCAATCGTTCTTCATGTTCTTCTGAATAATCGCAAACAAGCCTGCTTATGCTATCATATTTATCGCACACATGTTTTCTCAACAACTCATTTTTTGTCAAAATAGCATCCTTAGCAGTTTTTAACACATCCAATGTCTCTTTAAATAATTGTGTCACTTCATTTGCAGCCTTATCGCCAAAGAGTAATTTCTCATTTATTTTGACCCGAATGTGACGTATCATGTTATCCATTACATCCGTGGCCATCTCTATATGTCCCACTACGACTGCCAGAGTTTTAAACCGGTTTTTCTCAGATTCGTCATTTTTATTAACACCGCTTAACATGCTTACCGTCTCATTTTCTTCGTCATGCACCAATCTGCTGATTCTCTGTGCATCATCAAGCAATTCCACTTTATTTTTCAAGAACCCCAGCATGCACAAATTTAAAACAGACTCGGCATTTAAACACATAGAACTTATCCGTTCCAATATCACTTTCGCGTCGTCATTTACATTTGTCATATCAAAACCTTTTTTCCCAACTCTTTGATTTTCGGATATAACCGCATATAAAGATTTTCATAGCGTTTTCACCACTTCGCCAAACGCGGCAATGGTATCATTTATCTCTTTCTCGCCATGCACGGTCGAAACAAAAACCGCTTCAAACTGCGAAGGGGCAAAGTAAAATCCACGCTCAAGCATACCGTGAAAAAACTTTGCGTATCTGCCAGTATCGCATAGTTTTGCAGTAGCATAATCAACCACCGGTTTGCTTGTAAAAAAGGTGCACAACATAGACCCTACCCTGGTATGATATGCAGGAATATTGGCATCATTGCATACCTTCTCCATACCAGCCGCTAATTGTTTTGACCTTTCTTCCAAGCCTTTATAAACAG from Candidatus Kuenenia stuttgartiensis carries:
- the atpE gene encoding ATP synthase F0 subunit C; protein product: MDYFVALVIGIPVVAVAAFGCALAQAKVVSSAVESMARQPSVAAKVQLAMIIGIAFIESLAIYSLMISFMLFGKLPKSEEVLKIFRKNTSNEELLSSAAGIVLQLSAK
- a CDS encoding AtpZ/AtpI family protein, whose protein sequence is MFFIKKDPETYRIIGLVGSFGFTTAGALAGGYFLGTYVDKRYGTAPWFLMIFLFWGAIGSFINFFQVIKKISDENENKSAGREN
- the atpB gene encoding F0F1 ATP synthase subunit A; amino-acid sequence: MSAEGHGGDGGTSTELPSFLDFIPSDAHSQFFGLTKHEWVPIVMSALIIIFLGLFSLLATRKLRMVPGRIQSLLELIVEGLENFTKSQMGRVAERFIPFIGTFFIYIFCMNMLGQIPLFHSPTSNLNTTVALALIVFFATQYQGIKSKGVFGYLKHMVGKPVWLAPLTFPLHIMQEVLSRPLSLSMRLFGNILGEDTVIAIFIGFAPFLLGFIPLPIHLPMVFLALLGSTIQAMIFALLASFYIAGAIGIHDEEEHH
- the tsaB gene encoding tRNA (adenosine(37)-N6)-threonylcarbamoyltransferase complex dimerization subunit type 1 TsaB — its product is MFNVFFNRVMKVLGIETSGNIGGISLCENQQCIITKTFSGIVQHERELVPAIKDALEEAHWQINDIEVIAVNVGPGSYTGLRIGVTCAKTLGYALNRPVVDVPIFDIIAENYHSDGTLSLCPIIDARRKHVYACVYLFEGNRKKRLTEFLVIEPEKLLALLPRPVTIFGDGIPLYKEIFSQEDIIIEAEYYAIPKPEHVALLGEKLYVSGYQCALEKLLPLYLQR
- the atpC gene encoding ATP synthase F1 subunit epsilon; translated protein: MTKTFDLEIITPMKTVFKGLVKNITAMGTQGSFGILIDHAPFITELQTSILTIKDEKDSTVSFAVDGGFFEMVANKAIVLADSCVTKEEIDIVKVREEKRSAEEALSKEEARGQKEHVMATLKRAETWLSLANK
- a CDS encoding ATP synthase subunit I, encoding MKTRTSLQDEKTDTLSLDEGFPGRVFQMSFYLSLIIIAGSFSYMSAKLTLSVAIGCFISLLLFKMSWWGIRFGVEKKRAQIKGFILKVSIAKYFIAGGMLFFACVFLEVNIIALFIGLSMVMAVIMLKILGSLFVRQLNNRVKFPYEKVNG
- the atpG gene encoding ATP synthase F1 subunit gamma, which translates into the protein MQSTREIKERIRGISSIKQITRAMEMVAASRLKKVESRVHASRTFAEKLHQMVSDLISSLPQESAYRWFAKKESVNSPVKVMLITADKGLCGAYNNNIIQKTVRFIKENNRQVKLILIGKKANLYFSKRRDVYSIEESIPESVEKLGLDWVKSFAAKLIRDYNNLEYGELHVFFTKFHTVMQSFPASIRLFPIEKEGFGGEGREKREYIVEPSVEDILNNIFPKYIETQIYQCILESLTSEFAARRVAMIAATENAGDMIDNLTSIYNKARQEAITKELLEIVSGAEALA
- the atpH gene encoding ATP synthase F1 subunit delta, with translation MLDKSVAVTFVNALLEVAADRDLLGQIEKDLDLLSDTMTRHADFKKMLLHPSITHKEKKDTIKAVFGEYVSGLMIDFLYLLVDRRREALLDVIPDVYRKVVDKKKGVVRAKIQAAIPIVGERLENLRAGIKKLTGKIVEIEVVENPQILGGLVVEIENKMIDGSVASRLRNLRSKLMEIRAN
- the atpE gene encoding ATP synthase F0 subunit C; translated protein: MVYFALLAIAVSLLAIAAFGCGIGQGIAVYGAANGMARQPDMAGKIQLVMFVGLAFIESLTIYSLMVSFILLGKLPKTEAVLEVIQHAIK
- the atpF gene encoding F0F1 ATP synthase subunit B, coding for MDILNTLGINFKSVIVQGVGFLILLFVLKKFLFGKISALMKERSEGIKSSYAKIEGDKSAVEKMKIDYQVKLAEVETAAAMKIQEAIDEGGKLGEGIVSRAQDEAELIRLKAQEGIEQERKKALTEIRNQVVSLSMLASSRIIQQSINQQTAETLVDDVIKDMEGLSVR
- the atpA gene encoding F0F1 ATP synthase subunit alpha, with protein sequence MYMALGDIASIIKREIESYEEKLKLENVGYVMQVGDGVARIYGLDECMSNELLEFPDNVYGIAMNLEEDNVGAILLGSEDKIKEGDIVKTTGKIVQVPVGKAMLGRVVNALGLPIDGKGPIATDEFRPIEGNSPNVVERQPVKEPLQTGIKAIDAMIPIGRGQRELIIGDRQTGKTAILVDTIINQRTSGVYCIYVAIGQKMSTVASVVKTLEENNVMDNSIVVVASAGDPAPLQYIAPYAGCAMGEYFRDNGMHAVVMYDDLYKHAIAYRQISLLLRRPPGREAFPGDIFNLHSRLLERAAKLNDELGAGSLTALPVVETQGGDYSAYIPTNVISITDGQIYLESDLFNAGVRPAISVGLSVSRVGGNAQIPAMKKVAGMLRLTLAQYREMASFAQFGSELDKFTQAQIAKGERLVEILKQPQYEPALVEDQVMAIFAGINGFLDDIPVDKIKKFEKEFLAFMKQKHASISLEINEKKKIDQELSSKLENAIREFKQIFDKKG
- the rfbB gene encoding dTDP-glucose 4,6-dehydratase, whose translation is MAILITGGAGFIGSHFVRRMVKHSHVVVLDKLTYAGNLENLRDIREDRELSGYFKFYKGDICNQELVDHVMSTEKIDVIVNFAAETHVDRSILSAGTFIDTDIKGVFVLLEASRRYTIKKFIQISTDEVYGTAFHDAFKETDSLNPSNPYAASKAGGDRLAFAYWNTYKLPIIITRASNNYGPYQHPEKFIPLFITNAIEGLKLPLYGDGRQERDWIHVEDHCAAIDFIIENGKEGEVYNIGGGNEKQNIDTALFILSVLAKDKGMIESVKDREGHDRRYALDCTKLKSLGWKPQIDFEEGLRDTIKWYEENEQWWKQIKNGEFMKYYEIQYNHRFAGKN
- the atpD gene encoding F0F1 ATP synthase subunit beta; translation: MVNITERNIGQIVQVIGPVVDVRFQPGKLPPIKSAVSINDVKKKISVVAEIAQHLGNDTARCIAMSSTDGLVRSMEVLDDGGPISVPVGKEVLGRIFNLLGKPIDTKEDFEAKNYLPIHRAPPSFEERETTTTVLETGLKVIDLLAPFARGGKIGLFGGAGVGKTVLIMELIRSIATEHGGYSAFAGVGERTREGNDLWLEMKESGVIDKTVLVFGQMNEPPGARLRVALTGLTMAEYFRDVEGQDVLLFIDNIFRFVQAGSEVSALLGRMPSAVGYQPTLATEMGDLQERITTTKKGSITSLQAVYVPADDFTDPAPVTTFPHLDATIALSRQIAELGIYPAVDPLRSTSRILDPRILGQEHYEVAREVQRILQRFKELQDFIAILGMEELSEADKVLVARARRLQRFLSQPFFVAEQFTGTKGKYVPLKETIRGFKEVVEGKYDNLPEQAFYMVGGIEEVVEKAKQMGG